GGAAAACTGATGTGAAAAATTTGCAGATTTGTCTTCGATGGCTGTACGAACAAGATCTGACCTTTGTGGCGAAGAGCTACGACAAAGATAGGATGAAGCAGAACTTGGGGATTTTCGATTGGTCGTTGACTGAGGATGATTACAGGAAGATAGCCGAAATCCATCAAGACAGGCTCATCAAAGGACCAACCAAGCCTCTTCTTGATGATCTTTGGGAAtgaaatttcatttaatttcacAGTGCCAGTGTTTGCTTGTTACTTTCTCTGAGAAAATAAAGCAAGTGTCATCATTTTGTTGATCGTAATAATTAGTCAACTTCTTGTTGTTTTGGTGTGCTAATTTTCTTATTCGAgaaagtttataatatataaattcaaataaatcttatcttttataatagttaaaacgttttttttagaataacgataataataaatttgttatttgacGTAGAGAATCACATTTAAccctcttttaattttttttgtaaattttttaatttctgttcAAAATCTCGTATAGGATAATGATACTATGAGAACattttttttgataatattttaacaattgtgTGATTGGTTTATGTtggtgtttataattattattattgattgttgaGTAATTTTGGCCCAATCACAGAATtatacgtagatgatgttaaaatattgtcaaagtatcattattcatGAGTTATTTTCAGTTCCAAGACTCCAAACTCCTAGTGAAACAGATAAATATTTGTCAAATATATTTCGACGCTCAAATTATATATGTCGGATTGGTCAACATAGTAAAGtattaaattcataataaattcaatcatttatctttttatattttatctctgtatttataagtttgaaaattaatttttattaaaaataacctAATCATAGTctaaaaaatccaaaaatcaataaatatattttatatgtaaatatgTTAGATTTATAATGCTAAAGTGTAACAGTAAAGTCACCAGTCGACTTATTCACATCATCTTAAGATTGgaaataaccttttttttttcaaaaaagttgACCGCACGGTGAAGTGACCGGTCACAATTATGGAAATTAATATGTTGGGATAAAAAACACATAAGATTCAACAGCAGAGCTAAAGAAAAACAtgtttgataataataaattattagtcCAGTTCAACTTTGTTGTGCTGTTTTTGGAGTGTTGACAATTACAAGCTTATTATGTTGTCAATTGTCGCTACAAACCAAAAACTAAGATGTTTTATAATGATAGCATAGCCATTTGCGAGGACACGTCTCTTTTAGACAGCTCTACTTCCCATAATTCTAAATTCAATAATCATCAATTGCATAAAACAATACAAAGTGCAGTATTAGAATATGGTTTGGTTGTGCATGTTACTGTAAGCAAGTCCacatgaaaattatatttaaacttcATATCCATCTACCACCACCTTTcgttaattattgtttattttttaatgtttaccTTTGGCTgaagttaattattatttggcTGTTTTTTATACAAACTTTAGTCATctcacaaaatatatttttatgtgttgCACCTACTTTTAAATCCATTGAGAAtatctttctattatttttccttttatgtcTTTGTTAAATGTTTTGATACATACACTCAAGAGTGTAACTATACTTGCAAAATTGgtcttgaattaaattaattttgattagattttattctTAAGTGATTGTGACATGTTAGATGTTTCATTCcataagttaaaaatatcaaaactacttaaaattatattagcTGATTGAACAACTCCAATTTATTAAACTAAACCAGATCTAAATCTGATTCTTGTTTTGACTGCGTTGcttctaatttaattaataatttcttaataatttaaaaaatgtgtaaaattattttaaaacatttaagtataattaaaagttttatattgaataaaagtaaaaataataaatgacatataaaaaaaaccacaaatattaaatcttaagtttttttttgtgatgTCAGTACTCTtactccatatatatatatatatatatatatatatatatatatatatatatatatatatagagagagagagagagagagagagagagagagagagagagagagagagagagagagagagatagaaaTCTTCTCATTATAagtgaattaaataaatattatttggaataggttttatgcttaatttttttaaaactgaactgTTAAACTAAATAATTTCGTCATTTGAATGAACCATAACATAAACTCTTGAATCTTGTGTTTTTAGTCTTTCTTTATATTTAGCATCTCCATGTACACATAAAAGAATTCAAAGTCATCTCACACTGTcacaaaaattttatataataataataataagattacacacatttatattaatttgatacatgttataagaaaagaaataattataaaaaatgaatttttttattttttaaataataaatagtttgaaatcaatataaaagatttgttattgtcaaaatattttttcatttttatattaagggGTCAAATAGCAACAGTGGAAGAATCTTAATCTACTCCTTAAAAACTGGGCCGAATAGTAAGTGGTTGGCCCATTTATTTACTCTGCTTGCTTTGTATAGTATTCAAGTTCCCTTGTGTACGAAAATTCTTCAGTCCACAGCATTTATTTCGGAATAGACTTTCTgcatattaaaaacatattttaaaaataaatgggaAGTAAACCAATGAATTTTGAATGCAGAAAGAAATGctctaaaaaaaaatagttattttctAATCTGTATGTATATGGATGAATTTGTTTCAGctttttttatgaactatttttttttaaacagaaaaaacatccaatatatttttctatatttaatatttgtttaaacaTGGTCACACAATAAgctaaaaataatttgttttgataGATTACTTGTAGTAGCTTATAAAAGTAAGTGGGTCTGaaagttattttgaaaaatagtaGGCTAcaagaaaatcataaatataataaataattactatattaattaagttatacactgttttgaaaataaaatgattggtatctcaaataatttttattattaaaagaaattatacttaatttatgaattaaagtTTAACTGGAACTTTAACATTACTCTACACTTACTATATATTATTGgttataaattaatctttaattaaatacataaactaatttatgagaaatattcctcttattttttcaaaagtatTTTACTTTATCTTGAACAAACTCACTCTGTAgcttcttctcttttattttatttttcattttaaaaaaattataatttagaatatatattccCAAGAATATGAAAAGCTAACAAACGTATTTTAAAACATGCTATATGTATTTTTCCAatcataatatttcattaaactacaacacaattattttaacattttcagattttatttcattttattcaatCAAATGCTCAATCAAGTCACTTAAATATCGAAACTTCACCAATATGAAAGTTTAGAAACATATCTATAgccttaaaaaacaaaaaagtttgATTAATAAACTAATCAACTGATCATATTGTACATGAAATCTTCACATCAACAATAGTTACACAGTTTGCATAAAACAAATATGATGGTGAACTGAGATATCCTTATgtaaacatttattataaatgaaaacGAAACTGATAGTGAGTGATGCATCTTCTCAGGAGAATtcaatcacacaaacacaacaaCAATTAAACCTGACCTACTGGtaaaaaaatcatgaatttatgagtttttttcatttacatatttaatttactttaattaccttatttaatatgcaatgttaaaaaaattcatacaaaCTAGAATATATATTAGAGATAAGATCAgtttaaactatataaaaaaaatgaaaatcttatCTTATAAACTGGTTTTATAGAGATAAAGTTagattaaaatatactttttaaataaaatttacactcatttttatttttcttatattttttattaaatatattttaaatttttgaatttgaatgaaaaattagAATTGAGATACATTTGAATACGTAAActttgaaaataatgaaaacactTCTCTAAAtgtttttagttcttttaaaatttatcaccttttaattcaaatatcaGCATAAAAAACAGAttaatacagaaaaaaaaagttttacgtagaatcaagtaaaaaaaactatatatattcgttttaaaagtttgaaaatcaTACAGCATCGAAGTTTGAAACATGTATGAATTCAACTTTTCTGACTAATTAAAACTTACATAAGTATCCTTTTTCTCGACATAGAATTTAAACTGAGATTCACCGTGAACAGTAAAGTTTTTGATGATAGTGGAAAAGTAAAAGGGAAAGAGAGATACAGGATGATCAAACGAAAGATGTTTCGGTTGCGGAAAATGGTGGGAAAGATGTGGCATCAATCGATGATCTGAGTTTGTCTGTTTGAGGGAGATGTATGTGGGGGTGTCCCACAAATCACGTGCATGAGGCACCTCTGGTGGCACATGCACAAGACAAAGGAGTGGTCATTTACAATCTCCTCTAATCCCCTCTCAGCCAATGATCATCTATCTCTCACGTGGGACTCTCTACCCTACCTCTCTACCCTCCacattatactattttttattgcCTTCCCTCTGCATTAATCTTCTTCACATTTGCACCTTCTACCACTCACACTTTCACATATTCTCATGGCAGAGCCTTCTCATTCTTCTGCATCTTACATTCACATGGTAATACctacttttcattttctcttcttccgttcatcatcattttctcttcttctgaTCGTCTTTCTACCAAATTTCAGGTGCAGCACCTCATTGAGAAGTGTTTGATCTTTCACATGTCAAAGGAAGAATGCATGGAGGCTCTCTCCAAGCATGCAAATATCAAGCCTGTCATAACATCCACTGGTATTATCTTCTCTTCTTTGTTCGTTCcaaccttttcttctttaattATCATAACATATGCTTTACAAACAAGATTTTGCACCATTTCAACTCCCTACAAGATCAAAGATATACATGATCAGATCATTTCAAAATGTAAAATCACTTTCAACACTTGTATCAACGAACCCCTTTTGATTGGTTAACTAGTTAACACCTTCAATTTCTTGCTTTGAGAATTTATAAAGCCACCTTCAACTTCCACTTCTGACTAGGACTTTGCTAGCTGACAAAAATACTGATACTGTTAgatcaaataattcattttttgaGCATTTCACCAAACATGTTTCAAACTTTTGGGTCTATATATATTGTGCTTCAGCCTTGAAAATTTTCCTAGGTTAATTTGAAGCTTCTTAGAGTTATATGCGGTTAAATTAGACATGTAAGACTCTGTATTAATCTTTACCattttttcaattgagtttagtacttatattaattataatctaGCTGTTTATTGAATTCTGTGCATCACTCTCTGCCATACAGATTCCAAGAGTTTTTAGTCAAAGACTGTATAATATTGagatttatttttctgaatgAAATTTTATATCACAAAAATTTAAACTGTGACTTAATTATTTGAGAACAACCATACCAATTAAAGAGCAGATGatcaatgtttttatttttttctctcctgtTCAGATGTTTACCCTTTTTGAATAAACTCCCTCGTAAACATTTGTGGgaaacaaaataagaattttccTTTTACAAGTTAAAAGTAATCTGTGTTTTCTTTCAGCTAAAAGTAATTTATGTGTAAATGAAAGaattttatcttatgaaaataaattcattaacttctccttccctttttttttataagttagaaatctgttcaaacaaatttttaattctgTAACTACTATACATGTGAGATTTCAAATAGGACCAATTATTGAATGCAACAAACATACTTGTGAGATTCAACCACAGTGTCCTTCACTGTACTTATATGTTttcattcaatatatatattatctctCAAATCTTAGAAAACATATATACAAGTATGTTTGAGTTCACTAATTTTTAGTACTAGTAAGTTTCCTCACCATCCAAAGAATCCAAGAACAGAAGGAGCATGCACGTGAGTCACATGATGATGCATATCGGTACATTGAATGAACATGTTTTGTGTGTGTACATGAATACATATGTGTGCAGTGTGGAATGAGCTAGAGAAAGAAAACAAGGATTTTTTTGAGGAGTATGCCAAAGCTAAGAGCAAAGAGGACCGAATGTCGGAAGAAGAGACAAGCCAAATGATACAGAAGATGATCTCAGACTCCACTAAAGGTGCTGCCAATGACTAAGCAGCAGCCATTGAAAATGATCTCACCTTTCTCTCTGTTCTCCTTAGCTTCACCACCATGCATGCATAAGTGGTCCCTTCAACTTTCCAATGCACTTGCTAAATAAACATATGCTGTATGTAATCAAAAATGGGGTTCTCACATACGGAATAAGCACGGATCTATAGTGTATGTGGTCCTCCTCTCCCTACTATCTTTTCTGGACAACGATAGTTTCATATTCACTTGCTTTTGAccatcattttaataatatatttctacTTTAAGTTCATTAAACTACTAATATTCTGAGTTATAATCAagttcttattatttttttcctttttctggaGTTTTATATGTGAAGATATTATCACCAAATGGTACAGTACTACTGATAGAGAGGGTGTTTGAGTTAGCAAATAACACTGTGCCATATCAGCATGTGAAAGATTTCCCTGTAATTTAATTTGAGGATAAcagttataaaatattataaaatgtgGCTGATGTGGCCAATGCTGACATGTGTCTGTCTGTCTGTTGTACACATACGATAATCACAAAGCTCATTGTAAGGTTATCGTTATACAACAAAGATATCTCCTTGTTGTGATCATTTCCAACCCTGTTGTGTATGCATGATTTAGGACCATGTCGAGTGACCCGGTTCTGTCGTAGAGGACTGATATTAGGGTTTGTGTCTTGTCGTATCGCATGATTATTAGTATAAAAGTGGAATGGTAGAGAAACTGGAAGAGGGTCCCCAGAAACTAACATTTCTTGttaaaaaatagtttgtttTTCATTCTGTCCCACATTGAATAAATATGCAGTCTTCACACATTAGCACACCTATCCCACACGCaataaatttacttataaaatagtaaaaacctaaaaatgaagaataatactgcaaatttataaataatacatgtACTTATAAATGCATAACAGCAGACCGAAATCAAGGGACTctaatcattaaaaatttacaCATTCTAACaccaattaataaaatatgtgtGTCATTATCTCCAACCACTTCAATTAGAGATTCAAGATGTTCAAgcgtttttttatataaatctgtttttttaaaatataaatgtgttCTTTTCCAAATAACTCAAACAGTTATTCTAGTTATGCTCCGAACATTAATTGAAATCCTTGTGTGGCAAATTCTGATTGGTTTAGGATATATTCTTGTATTGATATGCATATATGCGACATCggagatgaaaaaaaagaaaagacaaacaTGCATAGGTCTGAATCAGTGACGCACATATCTAAGTAAGAACATTTGTCTGATTGCATGAACGCAGAATACATCAACTTACAAATACAAACAATGCTAATTTATTGGTGACACTTCCACCACTTGTGTAATAACTACAAACAAAGTTATTTCACACCATCTCAGTAACCAACTTTTTTCAAAGTGTCATCAGATCTATCTATTTGTAATGCATAAGTAATCAAACTCAGTTCAACTACCTTTGTAATACATTATTCTGGATCTTTTTTACTTCACACAGACACATCATTTAATGAAAAACCTCACCGCTGAAATCCTGTAATAAAAAGACTAAATAGTTTTTTTCTGCTTGTGGAGTGTTGTTGCTATTGTTACTAGCATTTGAATATGAACAGTAAAAATATCATGAGTCATAAGAAATCTGCATACGCAAACATCATGATATTTGACAATTTGAAATCTTCATAGTACCTATAAATAGATGTGGGACAGGAGAAAGATTCCCGAGACCACTCCAGGTGAAATGGACACATCAAAATttagtaataatatataatattagtagTAGTAGTATATCTTAATATAAATGAATGAATGGAATGTAGAATTCATGAAGCAACATGCAGAAATAGACACAGAAGATGGAAAACGACGAAGGGGTTGAAATCCGTGAAACGTAGGTTTTGCATTGCATTGATATATGTGTAGAAAGTGAGATTCCTCTCCTCTTGTAGTTTGTCTCATTGCTTATCTTCAACCATGGGGTGGCTAAGTAGCAGCTAGGAGAAATCATGCAATTTTGTAATTTCTTCGACCAATGGCTTTCCCACTACTATCTCTCCATCTAACAACAACAACCTCAAACCAAGATCTTTCATCAAAAAtctaataattttcatatatgaCCAACAAAAAAAATGGTGCTTTTTTGCTCACTGCATGTTTCTCATAATTTTATCTTTCCGTACATGAATCTATGTCAATACAAACACACAGTTCCtgtgatattttttcttttatcaaatgGGCCGTACGACAGGAGTTTAATTGTA
This sequence is a window from Vigna angularis cultivar LongXiaoDou No.4 chromosome 2, ASM1680809v1, whole genome shotgun sequence. Protein-coding genes within it:
- the LOC108328449 gene encoding uncharacterized protein LOC108328449, which codes for MAEPSHSSASYIHMVQHLIEKCLIFHMSKEECMEALSKHANIKPVITSTVWNELEKENKDFFEEYAKAKSKEDRMSEEETSQMIQKMISDSTKGAAND